GGTCTCGGTGGAGCCGGTGAAGACCAGGTGATCGAAGGGCAGCGCGCTGAAGGCCTGCGCCACATCCGGGCCGCCGGCGGCCACGGCCACTTCGTCCGGGCGGAACTTCTCGGCAATCAGCCGCGCCATGACTTCGCTGGTCTTGGGCGTGAATTCGCTGGGCTTCAGCATGGCGCGATTGCCGGCTGCCAGCACCTGCGCCAGCGGACCGAAGGCCAGGTTCACCGGGAAATTCCACGGGCTCAGGATGCCCACGACGCCCTTCGGCTCGAAGCGCAGCTCCGCCTTGCCACCCAGCGCGCCCAGGGGGAATTGCACCTTGCGCTTTTCCGGCTTGGCCCAGCCCTTCAGGTTGGAAAGGCAGTATTTGGCGAAGTTCACCGTCGCCATGATGTCGGTCACCATGCTCTGCGTCCATGCGCGGTTGCCGAAGTCCTCGCTCATGGCGGCGCAGAGCTCATCCGCATTGTCCACCATCAGCGCCACAAGGCGCTCTATGCGGTCGCGGCGGACGGAAAGCGGTTCGGGACGCGCAGCCATAAAAGCGGCGCGCTGCGCCTTCAGCATGGGTTCGAGTTCTTCGGGAGTGGTGGTCATCGGGAAATATGCTCCGGCTGGCGGGTTTATGTGTTCGAGCATCCAACGGGCGGCGTTTGCTTTTGTTGCATCGCACCACTAATTCGATGCCCGAACATATCTCTACGACCACCCAGACCCTTCGAAAGGCAGGACTTCCCATGGCCGCATTCTCCGCAAACGACCCGATCGTGATCCTCTCCTACGCCCGCACGCCAATGGGCGCGATGCAGGGTGCGCTTTCCGACGTCGCGGCGACGGACCTTGGCGCGACTGCCGTGAAGGCCGCCGTGGAGCGTGCCGGGATCGCCGGCGGCGATGCCAACCGCATCTACATGGGCTGCGTCCTTCCCGCGGGCCTCGGCCAGGCGCCTGCCCGCCAGGCGGCGCTGAAGGCGGACCTTCCCAAGAGCGTGCAGGCCACCACGGTCAACAAGGTCTGCGGCAGCGGCATGCAGACGGTCATCATGGCCGGCGAGGCACTGGCCAGCGGCACGATCGATATCGCCATCGCTGGCGGCATGGAGAGCATGACCAATGCGCCCTACCTGCTGAAGAAGCACCGCGGCGGCGCGCGCCTTGGCCATGACCGCGTGTATGACCACATGTTCCTGGACGGTCTGGAAGATGCCTATGAGGAAGGCCGCGCCATGGGCACTTTCGCGCAGGACATGGCCGACAAGTACAGCCTGACGCGCGAGCAGATGGACGATTACTCCATCGCCAGCCTCGACCGGGCCAACAAGGCGATCGAAAGCGGCGCGTTCGATGACGAGATCGTCCCCGTAACCTTCTCCACCCGCAAGGGCGATGTCACGGTCGACACCGATGAAAGCCCCAGCAAGGGCCGTCCGGACAAGATCCCGACGCTGCGCCCCGCCTTTGCCAAGGACGGCACGATCACGGCGGCGACCTCCAGCTCCATCTCCGACGGTGCGGCAGCTGTCGTGGTGGCGCGCGAGAGCGTGGCCAGGGACAAGGGCCTTACGCCGGTCGCGAAGATCGTGGGCATGACAGCCCATGCGCAGGCTCCGGAAGAATTCACCATCGCCCCCGTCGGCGCGATCGAGAAGCTGCTGGAGCAGACCGGCTGGAGCGCGGATGACGTGGACCTGTGGGAAGTGAACGAGGCGTTTGCCTGCGTGACCATGTTCGCCATGCAGGACATCGGCATCCCGCACGAGAAGATCAACGTGAACGGCGGCGGCACGGCGCTGGGCCATCCCATCGGTGCCAGCGGCACGCGCATCCTCGTCACCCTGCTCGCGGCCCTGAAGGCACGCGGCGGCAAGCGCGGCATTGCCAGCCTGTGCATCGGCGGCGGCGAGGCAACCGCCGTGGCCGTGGAACTTTGCTAGGTTCCATTCGCTCTTTGCCTAGAATTCATGAGGAGGAATACACAATGAAGAAGCTGATCCTGATCGCCGCGGCCCCGCTCGCGCTTGCCGCATGCGGAGGTTCCGACGAGGAAGCGACGACCGAAGACACCATGGCTGCCGACAACAGCACGGTTGCCACGACGGATACCTATGTCACCGGCAACACCATGGGTGATGGCGGCGCGATGGCCGGTACTTACACCACCACCGCATCCGACGGCACGACCTCGACCGAGACGATCAATGCCGACGGCACTTATTCGGTCAGCAACGAAGCTGGTGAAGAAGTGGTCAGCGGCACGGTCGCGACCCAGAACGGCCAGGTCTGCTACACGCCCGAAGGCGAAACCGCCTCGCTGTGCTACAACCAGACGCAGGCCGGCCCCGATGGCACCTGGGAAACCGTCAGCCAGACGGGCGAGCGTTACACCGTGACGCGCAACTGAGCCCAGCGCTCCAGACGATAATGAAGAGGGCGGCCTGCGGGTCGCCCTTTTTGTTAGCGGGATGGGCGAGGAATTAGGGCTCGCCCGCGCCCCACAGGCGGTCCTGCTCGATCCAGCCTTCGCGGCCAGAAACGTCGAACAGGCACCACCCGTCCTCGCAATTGCCCAGCTTGCCGACCACGCCGGGCTCCGCATTCCACATCAGTTTTGCGGTGTCCGCCGGTTCCGCCCGCATGGCGGCCAGCCCTTCCCCGGTCACGATGGCGGTGCGCTGCGGATTGAGCAGGCGTGCCACGATCCAGCCCTGCGTGCCGTCCGGATCCTGCACCAGACGCCAGCCCTGCATCACCCGCACCACTTTCACCGGCAGGCCCTGCCGCTTGTACACCCAGTCGATGGGATAATCCGCGCTCGGCCCCACGCGCATATTCACTTCGTCCGCCCGCAGGCTGGCCCAATAAGGCACTTCGCGGTCCTGCGCAGCGGCGGGAGCGGTCAGGAGGATGGCAGCGAGGAGCGAGAATAGCAGGCGGGATAGCATAGACGCACTGCCTATCGCGCGCACCGGAGTCGCAGCAAGCGGCAAAGCGTTGTTAAACCTTGTGCGCTATGCGGGCCTGGCGCGCGTGGGCGCGCTGGTTTCAGGAGCCGTACGACGATGTACCGCCAATTCGCTTGCCTAATTGCCGCAGGGGCCGCGGCCTTGCCGTTTGCCGCCATGGCGCAGGACCCGCTGGCCGCCGCCGGAGACAGCGGCGACACCGCATGGGTCATGGCCGCTGCCGCGCTGGTTCTGGCCGGTGCGCTGCCAGGCCTGGGCCTGCTGTATGGCGGGCGGGTGAAGGCGCGCAATTTCCTGTCCGTGCTTATGCAGTTGGGCGCGGTAGCCTGCGTGGCCTCGCTGGCATGGATAATTGCCGGTTACACGCTGGCCTTCGGCAATCCGGTGAACGGCTTCATCGGGGACGGCTCGCGCTGGATGATGGTCTATCTCGACGCGATGCGCGTTGGCACCTTCATCCCGGAAAGCGCATTTGCGCTGTTCCAGATGGCGCTGGCGATCATGGCCGCCGCCCTGATGGTGGGCGCATGGATCGGGCGCGCGCGCTTCGGCTGGGCGATTGCCTTTGCCATGCTGTGGGTGCTGGCCGTCTATGCCCCCGTGGCGCACTGGACCTGGGGCGGAGGCTGGCTTGCGGCCGCGGGCCTGATGGACTTTGCGGGCGGCCTGCCCATCCACGTGACCGCAGGCGTATCCGCCGTGGTGGTCGCGCTGCTGATCGGACGGCGCAAGCTGGCCGGAGACACGGCCTCCCCCTCACAATCGCCGGAGCTTGCCATGGTGGGCGCGACCCTGCTGTGGGTCGGCTGGTTCGGGCTGGTGGGCGGCAATGCGCTGTCCGCGACAGACGATGCCAGCACCGCGATCATCAACGCGCAGGCGGCGGCCAGTGCAGGCGCGCTGGCATGGCTGCTCTCCGCCCGCCTCGGTGGCGGCAAGCCGACCGCGGCGATGGTCGGCGGCGGCGCCATGGCCGGCCTCGTCAGCATATCGCCCGCCGCAGTCTTTGTGTCCCCGGGTGCAGCGATCGTCATCGGCCTGGCCGGAGCGATTGCCGTGCGCTGGGCCGCCATGGCGCTGAAGCACCGCTGGAAGGTGGACGATGCGATGGACGTGTTCGCGCTGCATGCAGTCGGCGGCGCCGTGGGCCTGCTGCTCACGGGCGTCTTCGCCTCGCCATACCTGGGCGGAACGGGCTTCGTGCAGGACGGCATGGCGATCCTGACGCAGGTCAGCGTGCAGGCATTCGGCATCGCGGCCGTGGCGGTCTATGCCGCCATCGCGACCGCTCTCATCGCCGTCGCGGTGAACCTGGTAATCCCGATGCGCGTCAGCGCGGAGGAAGAGGCCGCCGGCCTCGACGTCGCCAGCCACGGTGAAGCTGGCTGACGCGCGAGCGGGCGGCTCAGTCCCCCGTCAGGATCCGGTCGACCAGCTGCTTCACGCTGGGCGTGAAATTGTTGGAATAGAACGGGTCCTGCTTGAAGCGGTATGCCGCGTGGCCTGCAAAGGCCAGGTTCTGGTCCGGATCGCCGCCATGGGCGATGTTCTGCAACGTCTTCTGGATGCAGAAGCTGCGCGGATCGGCGAGGCGCCCGGTTGTGTGCGTGTCATGGTCCATCCAGCTGGAAAACTGGCAGTGTGACAGGCAGCCCATGCAATTCTGCTGGTCCGTGCGGATCTGCTCGGCACTTTCCGGTGTCACGAAAACCACGGTATCATCCGGCGTCTTCAGCGCTTCGGTATAGCCTTCCGCCATCCAGCGAAGCGCCTTCTGCCGGTCTTCGGAGGTGATGTAAAAGCTCTTCGCCTTGCCCTTGTCGGCCAGCGGGCTCGTGCCTTCTTCCTGATCGCGCTTGTAGACCGGGATCTGCCGTTCGGAACGGTGCATCAGATCATACAGGAATGATGTCTTCACCGCGCTGGAATAGAAGCCGGTGGGGCTGAACTTGTGCAGCAGCACGTCGCCCGGTTCCACATTGCGCAGCAGGTCCTTCCAGACCTGCGGGATCGGGCTTTCCTCCGTCAGCAAGGGCCGCGTGCCGAACTGGAAAGCGATCTTGCCCAGTTCCGGATTGTCGATCCAGTCTTCCCACTCGCGCAGGAACCATACGCCGCCCGCCATCACGATGGCGGTGTCTTCGGACACGCCTTCCTTGCGCATGGTCTCGCGCAATTCCTTCACCCGCGGATAGGGATCCTGCGGCTGGCGCGGGTCTTCCGCGTTGGACAGGCCATTGTGCCCGCCGGCCAGCCAGGGGTCTTCATAGACCACTGCAGCCATCAGTTCGGGCACCTTGGAATAGCTGCGCTTCCACAGCGCACGGAATGCGCGGGCGGAGCTGATGATGGGCAGGTAATGCACGTTAAAGCGCTGGGCGATCTCCGCCAGCTTGTATGGCATTCCGGCACCGCAGGTTACGCCGGTGACCAGCCCCTTGCAGTTTTCCAGCACGCCTTCGAGCACACGCTGCGCGCCGCCCATTTCCCACAGCACGTTGATGTTGATCGCGCCGCGGCCATTGGACATCTCATGCGCCCGCTTCACCTGTTCGGTCGCGCCATCGATGGCGTAGCGCACCAGCTGTTCGAAACGCTCCAGCCGCGTCGCCTGCGGATAAACCTGTGGGATCGGGTTGCCGACCTCGTCATAGGTATCCGCATTCACGGCGCTGACCGTGCCGATACCGCCCGCCGCGGCCCATGCGCCGCTGGACAGGTGGTTTGTGGCCGAAACGCCCTTGCCGCCTTCGATCAGCGGCCAGACTTCGCGTCCGCCATAATTGATGGGTGTGAGACCCTTGAATGCCATGATGTGCCCTAAATGCGGAAGGTGTCGCCCTGTCAGGCGTCGCCTCCAATGTGCGCCCTATCCTCCTGCGGCAATGCGCAGGGTTCTATTTCTGCCGGTTCCGGTCTGGGTCCGGCTATCTCGAAAGATGCGTAATAACCGGCCATCTCCGGCTTACGGACAAATTCACGCAGGCGAAAGCCCAAGCGTTCGAATTCGCAGAACAACACCTTGGGCGGCAGGCCGTGCTCGTTGGATGGCCTGTCGGTGTCCACGACGATCACCTTCCCGCCTTCGCGCAGCGCGGGATACAGCCGCCAGAGGAAGGCGTATGGCTCCTCCACCTCGTGATACATGTGCACCATGAAGACGCGGTCGAAGCTGTCGGCGGGCAAATGCGGATCGTCCGGTCCGCCCAGCGCGATGGAGACGTTTTCCAGCCTGTCCCCTTCGACCCGGCGGCCAAGGCGGGACAGCGCATCGGGATCGATGTCCTGCGCCAGCACGCGCCCACGCTGGCCGACGCGTTCTGCCAGGCGCACGGTATAATACCCCTCGCCTGCGCCGATATCGGCCACGGTCATGCCTGGCTCGATGCCAGCAAGGTCCATCACCGTCACCGCCTCGCCGCGATTGTCACGCGCCTGTTCGGTGGAGAAGGAGTTGGCGCCCAAGTCCGAGACAGGCCGGGTCGCCTGGGGAAAATCGCGCGCGGTCTCGGGCCGGTCGCTATCGACCTGCTGGACCTCGCAGCCGCCAAGCAGTGCAAGCGCCCCGATACCGGCGAAGACTCCCCCTGCGCGTATCATTCGACGTCTTCCACCTCGACAGTCTCGCCGGTCACCTTCTGGGCCAGCGCGGCAGCGATATATTCGTCGATCTTGCCGTCCAGCACGTCATCCGGGCTGGAACTGGTCACGCCGGTGCGCAGGTCCTTCACCATCTGATACGGCTGGAGGACGTAGCTGCGGATCTGGTGGCCCCAGCCAATGTCGGTCTTTTCCTGATATTCCCCGGCGGCCGCCGCTTCCCGCTCCGCCATCTCGCGTTCGAACAGGCGGGCCTTCAGCATGTTCATGGCCGTGGCGCGGTTCTTGTGCTGGCTGCGATCGTTCTGGCTGGCGACCACGATTCCGGTGGGAATATGCGTGATGCGCACGGCGGAATCGGTCGTATTGACGTGCTGGCCACCAGCACCGGACGCGCGATAGGTATCGATGCGCAGTTCGCTGTCATTCACCTCGATATCGATGTCGTCATCGATAACGGGATAGACCCACACGCTGGAAAAACTGGTGTGGCGGCGCGCGCTGGAATCGTAGGGGCTGATGCGGACGAGGCGGTGCACGCCGCTTTCCGTCTTGGCATAGCCATAGGCGTTTTCGCCCTTCACCAGCAGCGTGGCGGACTTGATGCCCGCCGCTTCGCCGGCCTGGTATTCCACCGTTTCCACCTTGAAGCCGCGCTGTTCGGCCCAGCGGGCGTACATGCGCAGCAGCATTTCAGCCCAGTCCTGGCTTTCCGTGCCCCCGGCGCCTGCGTGGATTTCGATGTAAGTGTCGTTGCCGTCGGCCTCGCCGCTCAGCAGGGCCTGCACCTTGTCCGCATCGGCGCGGTCGGCCAGCCGCTTCAGCGTAGCCAGCCCGTCGGCGACGATATCGTCCTCGCCCTCGGCCTCACCCATATCGATGAACTCGATGGCGTCGGATTTCTCGCTGTCGATCTCGCGCACCGTGTTGATGGCGTTTTCGAGGCGCTTCTGTTCCTGCGTGATGGCCTGTGCCTGCTTGGGATCGTCCCACAGCGTGGGGTCCTGCACGCGCGCGTCCAGCTCTTCCAGCCGGCGCAGCGCCGCATCCCAGTCGAGCGACTTCCTGACCAGCGCAAGTGCGGCGTCGATCCGGTCGATATGGGCCTGTCCTTCGGCCCGCATTATGCGATTTTCCTGTTCACGCCGCCGCGCCTAGCGCAGCCACGCGGGATGGGAAAGACTTAGCGTTTGAGCTTGCGCACAGCTGCGAGCGAGCGGCTGACATGTTCGCGCCAGTCACCGTCGGTATAAACCATGGCGATCGTGCCGTCCTGCGCAATGACGTAGCTGGTGCGGTCGGACAGGCCGGTCTGCTTGCCATTCATCACCAGCGACACGTCATAGGCCTTGATGATGGCAGGCGTGGCGCGGGCCACGGCAAACTCGTCGCGGCATTCCTCGGTGCTGAAGCGCTTCAGCGTCGGCAGGTCATCGGCGGAAAGGCCCACGACTGTGGCGCCTGCCGCTTCGAAATCGTCCATCGCCTCGGCAAAGGCGTTCGATTCCAGCGTACAACCCCGGGTGAAGGCCTTGGGGAAGAAGTATAGCACCACCGGCCCGCGCTCCAGCGCGCGGCGAAGGTTGAAGCTTTCGGCCTTACCCGCTTTCGCCCCGCTGGTGGTGAACAGCGGCGCGCTCTGCCCGCGCTTCAGCGCTGCATGGGCCGGGATCGCGGCGAGCGATGCAGCGGCGAGAGCGGCGGTGATGAGCTTCACGGTGCGTCGCATGGTCAGTCTCCTTGCAGGGCCATCAGTAGATGCCGCCCTGCTCCTCGGCGAAATTGTCCGGCTCGGCGGTTGGCTTGGGCGCGGGGGCGCGGCGCGTCACATTGCCGCGGCGCAGCTGGGCCAGCACGATTTCGCGCATCGCGTCAATCTCGTCCTGCCGGGCGCTGCGGCGCGGTTCGGTGTCGGGCTTGAACGCTTCCCAGATCACCCCGGCCTTGGCATCGCCGGTGGGCCAACCCTCGAACACGCGCTTGCCGCTGCGCCGGTCGATGCGGACCATGCGGATGCCCGCAGGCGCCAGGAAGGGCCGGCCGTTCCAGCGGTCCTTGGACCCTGCGACGAACTGCTTGAAGATCGGTGCGGCCAGTGTCCCGCCCTGCGCGTATCCGCCCATGTTCTTGGGCTGGTCGAAGCCGAGGTAAACACCGCCGACGATGTCCGGCGAACCGCCCACGAACCACACATTGGTGGGGCCCGTGCTCGTCCCGGTCTTGCCGAACAGCGGAACGCCCAGCGAATTGAGCGTGGTGGCCGTGCCGCGCTGCACCACGCCTTCCAGCATGTGGACGACCTGGAATGCCGTGCCCGGATCCATTACCTGCCGCCCGTCCTCTTCGAAGCGGGGCATGGGATTGCCGTCCCACTCGGCCATGTTGCAGCCGGTGCATTCGCGCTCATCCGCGCGCCAGATCACCTTGCCGCTGCGGTCCTGTACGTAATCGACGACGGTCGGTTCGTGCTGCACGCCGTGATTGACCAACGCGGAATAGGCGTTGACCATCTTCTCCACCGTGGTGTCGCCAGCGCCCAGCGCGAAGGCGAGGTACGGCTCGTAATCGCCGATACCCACGCGCTTGAAGGTATTGTTGACGTTCTCCATCCCCGCATCGGCGGCGATGTGCACGGTCATGAGGTTCTTCGACTGCTCCAGGCCATAGCGCATCGGGTATTCCCCGCCGCCACGGCCGCCGCCGAAATTGGTGAAGCACTTTTGCCCCAGCTGGCTGCCCTGGTAAACGCAATACTGCTTGTCAGGGACCATGCTGGCAGGCGTCATCCCGGCGTCCAGCCCGCTGGCATAGACGAAGGGTTTGATCGTGGAGCCGGGCTGGCGATTGGCCTGCGTCGCGCGGTTGAAGTCCGACAGGCGGAAATCGAAACCGCCCTGCATGGCCAGGATGCGCCCGGTGTTCGGGTCCTGCGCCAGGAAACCGCCGGACACTTCCGGCACGGTGCGCACGCGCCAGCCATCGCCCTGCGGCGAGGCGGCGATAATGTCGCCCTTCTTGAGAGCGTTGGGCAGGCCGGTGAGCGGCTCTTCACTGCCGTCCGAAAAGCCGATGGTCGCGCTATTGCCGTCGCGCGCAGTGACCACGCCGATGCGCCAGTCCTCGTAATTGATGGACATGAAGGTGCTGGCGAGCTGCTGAGTCAGGTCGCCATCTTCTTCCTTCAGCGTGTTGATCGGGCCGGTCCAGCCGCGATTGCCGTGATAGCGCATCATGCCTGCGCGCAGCGCGTCCTGCGCACTGTCCTGCAGCTCCGTATCGAGCGAGGTGCGGACCCACAGGCCCCCGGCATAGACGCTGTGCGGCCCGTCTTCGGCCTGTTCGCCATAACGGCCGATCAGCTGGCGGCGCACCTCTTCAAGGAAATAGCCTGCATCGGCATTGCCCGCGCGGCTGCGCTGGCTGACGATGCCGAGCGGCTGGCGCTTGGCAAGATCGGCAGCGGCCTGCGTCACATGGCCGTTGCCAACCATGTTCTGCAGCACCCAGTTGCGGCGTGCGGTCGCCGTTTCCTCGTTGCCCTTGCGGCCATAGACCTCCGGGGCGCGCGGCAGGATGGCCAGGAATGCCATCTCGTGCAGCTCCAGGTCGCCCACATCCTTGTCGAAGTAGGCGCGCGCGGCAGCCTGCACGCCGAAGCTGCGGCGGCCGACGGGAATCTCGTTCAGGTAGAGAGTCATGATCTCTTCCTTTTCAAGAACTCCTTCGATGCGGCGGGCCAGCACGATTTCCTTCAGCTTGCGCGTGATGGAATATTCATTGCCGACCAGAATGTTCTTCGCGACCTGTTGCGTGATGGTGGAGCCGCCAACGGCACGCTCCCCACTGCCGATCTTGGTCACGTAATCGATCACGGCCCCGGCGAAACCGCCCAGGTCCACGCCGCCATGGGACCAGAATGTCTTGTCCTCCGCGCTGGTGTAAGCGTTCACCAGCATGGGCGGGAAATCGCCATATTGCAGCTGCACGCGCCGATCGCGGGCGTATGTGTGCACGATCTCGCCATCGATGCCGCGCACCACGGATGGCAGCGGCGGCTGGTAGCTGAGCAGCGTCTTTGCGTCAGGCAGGTTGCGGGCCAGCAGCAGCCAGAACATCAGATACACCAGCAGCAGCGCGCCCAGCACGATGGCCAGCCACTTGAACCAGCGCTTGTCACGCCAGTTGGTGCGGAACCACGAAACCATGCCGCCGGCATCGCGGCGGATGCGGTACTTGAAATACTCCCCGCGGGACTGGCCTTCCGGCTGCGTCCCCGGATCCATGCTGGCATCGCTGGTGTCGGTCATGATCGGCGCAGCCCTAGCATGGTGAAACTGACTCGCACCAGAATGAAAACGCTCGGGTCGTCGCGCTTCGGGCGATCACGCGCCGGACTGCCGGGCAAAGAAGATGCGCACCGCCCGCGACATGACATCGGCAAAGCGGCGCTGGCCTTCGGGACTGGCGAGCCGCGCGGCATCGCCCTCGTTCGTAATAAAGCCCGCCTCGTACAGTACGCTGGGCACATCGGGGGCGCGCAGCACGCGCAGGCCCGCGCTGCGCTGCGTCTGCGGATGGAAGGTCAGCGTCCCGCGCCCTTCCCGCTCGATCAGCGCAGCAAAAGTGCCGGATCCTTCGCTGCTGCGCCGCTGCGCCAGGTCGACGAGGATGTCGTTTACGTTCTGGCTGGTCCCGGCCAGCACCACGCCATTGACCTGGTCCGCCTCGTTCTCCCGTTCGGCGAAGCGGGCTGCGGCCTCGCTCGATGCCTCGTCGGACAGGACATAGATGCTGGCGCCGGACACGCTGGCCTGCTCGCCCGCACTGTCCGCATGGATGGAGATGAACAGGTCCGCCCCCAGCGCGCGGGCGATCTGGAAGCGTTCCTCCACCACCAGGAAGCGGTCGTCGCTGCGGGTCAGGGCCACGCGCACCCCGCCCTGCCGCAGCAATTCGTCGCGCAGCGCAAGGGCCAGGCCCAGCACCACTGTCTTCTCCTTGTAGCCGCCGCCGCTTGCACCCGGATCGTGCCCGCCATGGCCCGCGTCGATCACCACCAGCGGGCGGCTGGAATCTTCCGGCCCCAGCACTTCGGGCAGGTCACGCGGCGCGTCGGGATCGGGCAAGGCCAGGCGCACGACATAATCGCGGCCCAGATGGGGCACGGGGATCGTCAGTCCGAAAACGTACAGCCCGCCCATCAGGACAACCGGCGCCAGGAAGACGAGCGCAATTTGCAGCCGGTGCCACATGCACAGGGTTAAAGGGGCATTATCCGCCGGGCACAAGAGGCAATGCGCGGCTTATCCCGCGCCCACGCACACTTCCTTGTCAGCTGATATTCAGCAATTTCGTTTGCCCGCTTGCCAGCGCGGTGCTAGCCATCGCTGCAATCGCCGGGGCCCTCCCCGCCGATACCCGGACCGGGTGGCCACGGCCGATCCCGGTTCCGCAACAGGTTGATGACACGATGAATTGCAACGCCCAGCCCATCGCCACGCCGCCGCAAGGCCGCGTCGCATTGGCTGGCCCCGCGCGGTACGAAAACCCGCGCCATTCCATCTTGGCAGACACACATCGCAGCGTCCGCAGTCCACATGGACAGGGCGCCATTTCACATTCCGCCAGCGGGGCCGGCATGCCGGGCCCGGGACGCGGATTTCCAACACTATCGCGCGCCGCCACCCGGATACGGGTTGCAGGCTTGAAACCTGCCCTCGGGGTCCGGCGCGCCTGGAGACTATTCAATGGCAACGCGCATGCTAATCGATGCGCGCCACCCGGAAGAAACACGGGTGGCGGTGCTCAAGGGCAATCGGATCGAAGAATTTGATTTCGAATCCGCAGAACACAAACAGATAAAGGGTAACATCTACCTCGCGAAAGTAACGCGAGTGGAACCATCCCTGCAGGCCGCATTCGTGGACTTTGGCGGCAATCGCCACGGCTTCCTGGCGTTCAGCGAAATCCACCCCGACTATTATCAGATCCCCGCCGCCGACCGGCAGGCCCTGCTGGACGAGGAACAGGCCCATGCCGAGGAGGAGGAAAAACTCCGCGCGGCTGAGGAAGAGGAAAGCGGCGAGCCGGTAGAGCTGGAAGCCGAAGAAGACGAGGACGAGGACGACGAGCCGGTCCTGGAGGAAATCGACACGTCCGAGAAGGACGAGGTTTCCACCATCGAGGAAGGCCATGTCGACGGGAAATCCGACGACGATACCGACGATTCATCCGACGACGAAGACGAGGATTCCGACGGGGATTCGGACGAAGAGAGCGATGGCCGGAAGGGCCGTGGCCGCCGTGGCCGTGGCCGCCGCCAGGGCCGCCAGGGATCGTCCAGGGGTGGTGGCAGCCGCGCCAAGGAAATGGACGAGCTGCGCGCCAAGCGCGTCGCCCTGCGCCGCCGTTACAAGATCCAGGACGTCATCCATCGCCGCCAGGTGCTGCTCGTCCAGGTCGTGAAGGAAGAACGTGGCAACAAGGGCGCTGCCCTCACCACCTACCTCAGCCTGGCCGGCCGCTACTGCGTGCTGATGCCCAATTCCAGCCATGGCGGCGGCATCAGCCGCAAGATCTCCAACGCCGGGGACCGCAAGCGCCTGAAATCCATCGTCGGCGACCTGAAGCTGCCCAAGAGCATGGGCCTGATCGTCCGCACCGCCGGCCTCAGCCGCACGAAGACGGAGATCAAGCGCGACTTCGACTACCTTGCCCGCCTGTGGGACGAGATCCGGGAGAAGACGCTGGGCTCCAGCGCGCCGAGCAAGATCCATTCCGACAGCGACCTGATCAAGCGGGCCATCCGCGACATCTACAATCGCGAGATCGAGGAAGTCGTGGTCGAAGGT
This genomic interval from Paraurantiacibacter namhicola contains the following:
- a CDS encoding penicillin-binding protein 1A gives rise to the protein MTDTSDASMDPGTQPEGQSRGEYFKYRIRRDAGGMVSWFRTNWRDKRWFKWLAIVLGALLLVYLMFWLLLARNLPDAKTLLSYQPPLPSVVRGIDGEIVHTYARDRRVQLQYGDFPPMLVNAYTSAEDKTFWSHGGVDLGGFAGAVIDYVTKIGSGERAVGGSTITQQVAKNILVGNEYSITRKLKEIVLARRIEGVLEKEEIMTLYLNEIPVGRRSFGVQAAARAYFDKDVGDLELHEMAFLAILPRAPEVYGRKGNEETATARRNWVLQNMVGNGHVTQAAADLAKRQPLGIVSQRSRAGNADAGYFLEEVRRQLIGRYGEQAEDGPHSVYAGGLWVRTSLDTELQDSAQDALRAGMMRYHGNRGWTGPINTLKEEDGDLTQQLASTFMSINYEDWRIGVVTARDGNSATIGFSDGSEEPLTGLPNALKKGDIIAASPQGDGWRVRTVPEVSGGFLAQDPNTGRILAMQGGFDFRLSDFNRATQANRQPGSTIKPFVYASGLDAGMTPASMVPDKQYCVYQGSQLGQKCFTNFGGGRGGGEYPMRYGLEQSKNLMTVHIAADAGMENVNNTFKRVGIGDYEPYLAFALGAGDTTVEKMVNAYSALVNHGVQHEPTVVDYVQDRSGKVIWRADERECTGCNMAEWDGNPMPRFEEDGRQVMDPGTAFQVVHMLEGVVQRGTATTLNSLGVPLFGKTGTSTGPTNVWFVGGSPDIVGGVYLGFDQPKNMGGYAQGGTLAAPIFKQFVAGSKDRWNGRPFLAPAGIRMVRIDRRSGKRVFEGWPTGDAKAGVIWEAFKPDTEPRRSARQDEIDAMREIVLAQLRRGNVTRRAPAPKPTAEPDNFAEEQGGIY
- a CDS encoding N-acetylmuramoyl-L-alanine amidase family protein; translation: MWHRLQIALVFLAPVVLMGGLYVFGLTIPVPHLGRDYVVRLALPDPDAPRDLPEVLGPEDSSRPLVVIDAGHGGHDPGASGGGYKEKTVVLGLALALRDELLRQGGVRVALTRSDDRFLVVEERFQIARALGADLFISIHADSAGEQASVSGASIYVLSDEASSEAAARFAERENEADQVNGVVLAGTSQNVNDILVDLAQRRSSEGSGTFAALIEREGRGTLTFHPQTQRSAGLRVLRAPDVPSVLYEAGFITNEGDAARLASPEGQRRFADVMSRAVRIFFARQSGA